The genomic interval ATTTGTTTTAATGCATCTCGACTGTTACATATAATTTTCGTGTCTTCCAAATGAGATCATATATGTATTAGAAAGCCTATTTGGCTTTCCTTAGGGCAggagtttcctcgaaagcttgcatattgtaatctttttagttagccaataaaatgtgtcattttgcttgacttctcactacattcgcaatggctaacatggtacaacaccctagtactacttcctCCACAATagctgattttctttattttcaaaaaaatgtgttaactatTAACAAACCAGATCAAGTAGATGTGTCGtagatctaatgcagaagatctgtGTACAGGATAGAGTACCAGAGCAGTgatacccatttataaggagaagagaGATATTccggattgtggaaactatagagggataagGCTGGTAATCACATACAAAGAAAATTTGGtaagggttatagagagaaggctttgAACAGAGACCACCACAGGTGAGGAGCATTttagttttatgccagggagagcaacaactgatgcagtctttgcattgagacagcatAAGCATTGAGAAAATCAAAAGGGTttacatatggtgtttattgtctccagacagaggagcagcttcagtgacagactgctgtcactgtcctgctccactgacagactgatgagatcgttcctcccccaaactatgcgactcttcagttccacccgggggggtaaacgttaacattatttgaagttattgtctgtttttacctgcatttttattactctttaatattgttttttgtatcagtattctgctggagtatgtgaatttccccttgggattaataaagtatctatctatctatctatctattgatttggAGAGTGCCACATCAACAGGTCTGGAGGGGTATGCAAGAGGAGTACTAGAGAAGTACAGTGTGGAGGAATGTCCAGGATATGCATGACAgagtgaggacttgggttaaaagTGGTGTTGGGGTAACAGAAAAGATCCCatttagagtaggtctgcaccagggattttCTTTAAGTtgttacctctttgatctggttatggatgtgctgTGTCCAATTCCACTGGAGCGtaatttttgctgatgacattatgttgtgtagcaccagaaaagaggaagtggaagtTGGAAGAGGGGACAGAGGACTGAAGTTCAATGAAGATCAGGATTCAGAGGTTAGCCTGCAGGGAAAGCTATTGAAACGAGTGGACAAATATAAATATCTAGGGTCAGTggtagcctgagatggaaaatTTGATGCacagataacccatagagtacagtgtggatggaacaattggaagaagatatcaagagtattgtgtgattgaataATTAAGGTAAAGGTTGAAGGTAaggttttaagacagtggtaaacCAAGCAAAGATGTATGAAGTTGAGATACGGGTAGTAAAGGGACCACAGGAAAAGAAGTTGAGATGGAAGTatagagttacaaaaaaagaaggaataagaaattagacaatCAGAAGCACAATAAAAGTGAGATAAATATCTAGGAAAGTACACAAACATAGGTTGAAGTGGCATGAACATGTGATGGGGCCAgataatgaatatgtgggcaaaaaagtAATACGAATGCAAGTATGGGGAAAGAGAAAGCCAGTGAGGCCAAAGTGGACATGGATGGAtagagtaaaagaagatctgctggaaaagggtttgactgaggaggatgtgcaggactgagctgtatataacattgaattaaagtggatttatttttgcttttttggtgctaatcaacagaaaaagaccctttaaGGTCAAATGTgaaacagatctctgaaaagtggtctaaatcaattacaaatataaatcaaatcaaatacccttttattgtcaattcactatatgtacagaacatacagaagaatcaaaatactgtttctctctcatcttcgtagtacaataaaatataaaatgtatataagtataatatataagataaataaaattagaacttgtaaagtaaacctaagtacaatgtgcaataatcagtagtgcaaaagccacttacagtaaaaagtgagaaggtgcattatagagtagcttatgagatgtacaaaaagacagacagttagcagcagatgtaatattgagtctttatataataccagctgaaGTAGGGTACTTGGTAGATAGTGACTGTTGTTACGGTCCAGGGGCAGAGGGCAAAGGGGGAAGATAGTGGACAGAGTTCAAcatcctgacagcttggtggatgaagctgtttGACAGTCTTGTGGAGCAGGCCCGGAGGCTCCGGTACCTTTTCCCTGAGGGGAGGAGGCTGAAGAGGGAATGTAAGGGGTGGGAAGAGTCCCCAGCAATGCTAATGGCTCTACGGGTGAGGCGGAtgtggaaaatgtccttgagggagggcagtggggcaccaatgatcttactggtcgcatccactatgcgttgcagggacttcctacaggaGGCAGTGCAGCCTCCATACCATACAGGGATGCAGCTGGTGAGGATGCTCTCGATTGTGCCCCAGTAGAAAGAGCACATGATGAGGGGAGGAACTTGTGCTCTCTTCAGTTTGCGTAGGAAGTAGAggtgggtttgagctttcttgaccagtgatgtggtgttatctGACCAGGAGAGGTCCTCGGAGATGTACGTCCCCAGGAACTTGGTGctactcaccctttccacagctACACCATCGATGGTCAGTGGGGGGTGCTGTGGATGACCTCTCCTGAAATCGACCACAATCTCTTTGGTCTTACCCACGTTCAGAAAGAGattgtctttacaccactggACCAACTGGCTCACctcatttctatagttggcttcGTCATTATTGGTGATGAGGCCAACCAcggttgtatcatctgcaaacttgacaatgtgatTGGAACTGTAGATTGGTACACAGTCATGGGTCTGCAGAGTAAAGAGCAAtgggctgagcacacaccctTGTGGGGCCCCTGTGCTTAATGTGGTCTTAGAGGTGTTATTGCTGACTCGCACATTTTGTGGCCTCCCTGTAAGAAAGTCCAACACCCAGTTGCAGACAGAGGTCTTGAGTCCCAAGTGGCTGAGTTTTTGTATTAGCTGCTGgggaatgattgtgttgaatgctgaactaaaatctaaGAACAACATTTGCACATAGGAGTTCTTTgagtccaggtgggtgagggctggATATAGAGCAGCAGAAATAGTATCCTCTATGGACCTGTTTGACCTGTATGCGAACTGAAACAGGTCATGGGAGGGGGGAAGAATGGACATAATGCTCTGCATAACCAGTTGCTGAAAACATTTCATGATGGTGGAAGTCAGTGCTACGTGCCGATAGTCATTATAACTAGAAGGGAGGGGCTTCTTAGGGACAGGAATTATGGTTGTGACTTTAAAACATGTAGGAACAACAGCTTGGTCCAGGGAGATGTTAAAGATGTCAGCAAGGACATCCTTAAGCTCCTCAGCACAATCCTTCAAAGTACGACCAAGTATGTTGTCTGGTCCGGCTGCCTTCCATGGGTTGATCCTAGAAAGGGTTCTCTTCACATTGACTGGGGTCAAACGTATGGCCTGTTCACCCCGGGGGGGGGAGGGAGGGGGTGTGGTTTTCTTTGCCGGTGTGCTCTTTTGTGTCTCGAACCGGCCAAAGAAGTCATTTAGGCATTTCAGCAGTTTGATGCCACATTCACAAGTTTGTGGTGGAGGTTTGTAGTTAGTGAGGGTTTGGATGCCACGCCAGAGAGACTGTGCATCTCTGATGTTGCAAAAGTGTCCAGATATTTTCTTGctgtactgctttttttttttttttgctttcctgaTGCCACGGGACAGGTTGACTCTAGCTGTTGCTAGTCCTGCAGTGTCACTGGCTCTAAAGGCTGCATCACAGACCGTCAGAAGCCTGTGGACCCCTCCTGTCAGCCATGGCTTCTGGTTAGCACGAACAGTGATATTTTTGCAATGGGTCACATCATCAATACATTTTGCAATGTATGCTGTAACCACTTCAGTGTACTCCTCAATGTCTATGTGGTCATTGTAAGTGGCtgcttgtttgaaaatggccCTGTCTGTAGTGCTAAAACAGACCCTCAGAGCACTGGAGGCACCCTCTGGCCACacacatacctgcttttgtgttgGTCTGATGGTTCTCACTCTGGGTCTGTATGCAGGTCTCAGCATGATGGTGATATGATCAGAGAGACCTAAGTTGGGGGGTAGGGGAGTGTTCTTGTAGGCTCCCTTGCAGGTTTTGTACACCAAATCCAGTGAGTTGTCTCCGCTTGTAGGAAAGTCCACATGTTGGTGTAATTTGggcaataaaacttttaaatctgCGTGGTTGAAGTCTCCTGCTGTGATGAGGAATCCATCCTGGTGATGGATTCCTTTGacatcatgcttggtttgtgctctgacatggaactgtcaactgtgggaccttatatagacaggtgtgtgcctttccaaatcatgtccagtcaactgaatttaccacaggtggactccaattaagctgcagaaacatctcaaggatgatcaggggaaacaggatgcacctgagctcaatttcgagcttcacggcaaaggctgtgaatacttatgtacatgtgctttctcaatttttttatttttaataaactttgcaaaaacctcaaggtaaacttttttcatgttgtcattatggggtgttgtgtgtagaattctgaggaaaaaaatgaatttaatccattttggaataaggctgtaacataacaaaatgtggaaaaagtgatgcgctgtgaatactttccggatgcactgtatgttctctTTATCTGTAAATACCACCACTATTTTCTTTATAATcttgatattttgtttaaaatgaattcataagtTATTTTCTTTATACGAGTTATTGGATTTGTACTGAATTGTAAAAGCAAGATATTTTACAAAGTACAGTGGGTAATTCAGTCCGTCAGTCTAGTTAAAATGTGTTAACAAAACAGACCCAGTATTCTATCCAGATGCAGAACATTTCAAAGAGTTATGAAGATTTCCATTTCAACCACATTGCTCACTTGTTTGCGCAAGATTCCTATGAGCCCTCTGTCTGAAAAGGGATGACTGTTTTTTCCCTAAAAACACTAACCCTTAATTTTCACTATTGTCCTGGAATATGTGATTCTTGGTCCAGTGCTttagatctctggataagatttGAGTGGACATTTGCAAAAATCAGTAGTGGTTCCCCAAAAAagcatgaaaaaatgtttttgctgtaACTGTTCACCTAAATTAATATTTCTGTATTAgttttattgatgcctttgagaataTATAGGCTTCATCATCAATATGAAGCACAACTACAGTTGTACTGTAATGTACTTAAAGTGGACAGCGACTATATTCAGGCTGCTTTGAAGTCTTTGAGGATAATAGTTTCAAtttacaaaatttgttaaatTATGGAGGTAAACAACTTAATTCCAAGGATAGTTTTTGTTATTTACAATTTCGatgtaatttatatttaatgtgaaaggtgtgtgtatatgtgtgtgttcacccagcaatggactggtgattgttcttgtcttgcaccctatgtttACTGGGATGTTCTCCAGCCCCcagcaaccctgctcaggattaagtaggCTTCTAGTATGGTGTAGAAGAAACAAATGAAAGCCTTTTTTCTTCTAACACCCTACATCCCACTGCAGTCCAACTGGTGGCAGTAATATACCATAATGTGGTTTGCTAACTGCCTTAGAAAGACTGAATAAGAAAAACAATTGTATGtctgaacatttaaataaaagggAAGACcggataaaaaatttaaattaaaaactacaaACAATGAAATCATTAGAGAAAGTATTTTTAGGCTTTTAAACTTATCTTTGGTGTAGTTTCTGATTTCAGATTAATGTTTTGATGTTTTGGTAAATCATTTCCAGTGTATTCAAGTAATCTGAGTACTTTCTCAACTCATTCTATGGCAAAAATTTTGCTagcatctctgccacttgcattcCACCAAATAAAATTATGACATAGGCGGCTTTAAACTATTTGCTAGGGTAATGTTTTACAGTGTGTCAGGATCCTTTTCATGATCAAGGGCTACACCATTTAGGTTAAGAAGACAACTGGCTAGAATGTCCTGTGACCTAGACTCTCTCTTCTAAGTCAAGGACTGTGTGATATTAGGTGGGAGAGTACTGGCCTCTTGCCAGTCCTTTTTGAATTTATCCTTGAATGAGCAGATAGCCATAGTTTCCCCAGATAGAAGGCTTTGCAACTTTTTGCCATACTTCCACAGCTTCATTTTCTGTTTAGAGAGTTAGGCATCCATGTCCTCTGCTGATACAGAAGGCTTCATAAATATTCTAGTAGATGAATGTGACAACATTCCCTAAATACAGAACATTTTGTAATTACAAATCTAACCTCCAACTGGTTGCAGAGGAGCTACTGACTCCTAACAATTATCCACAgcataaaaagatttttttaactaGAGGTTGTTAATTCATGTGCCCCATTCAAGGTTTCAGGCTGCTCCAACAGAAGTGGTTACACTTAAACATGATTGTAACATTGCAGAACCTCTGTTTAACAGAGTAAACAAGCAAAGTGTGGTTGTCAGACATTTTCATAAGAATGTGGACTGAATGTTACTTATGCTGATCATACTCATACAGCTTCTTTGCCCAACTTTACACTATTTAGGTAATGTGGGTAATCTCCGTCTGTTTGAAAAGGAACTTACATCATTCCATCATTCCCTTTCTCTTTCAGGATAAACATGGCTTGCTCCTTTCCTATCATCGGTTACTCCTCCTTTCCCAAACACTGTATCTACCTTCTGATATTTTGATTCTACTATAAAACACAACTTAGATAAGGCCTAGATCCTAGCATTTGGTTTATACCACCTCCACCACTCCTGTTCAGTTTAAGCCACAGTGTGTCCTTCTGTCATCAGGCAAAAATGTCCTCAAAATAGAGATTGAGCCATCTACTACCATGCCATCTTTATTACTCATTTAAAGAATTTTTGATCAGGATCACTTTGCAAGAATAAAAATTCTTCAAGAGGGGTATGATTGCTAGCAGGCCAGCAGCTCTTCTCACATGTGTAAATTAACACAGTCCCAAATTCCACTGTTAAATCTGAAAGACAAATAcattacaaagaaaaacagaTATTTAGGGtgaataaattataaatcaaatatgCATCTTGCATTACTATAGTGAAAATAActagttaaaaattaaataaaatagatcAATTTGTTGTGGTTGGTCCACGTAACAtgactttcagaaaaaaatgtaaaacgtcTCATACAACAAAAAAGTTGACAGCTCTGTGCATgtactttttatttctattttattcaaTATTTGTCTATTAACAATGCAGCAAACAAGAAATCACATTAACTATGAATTTTTCTAAAGATATGCATGGAGGAACTCCAGGAAATGAAATCACTTTTTCCTATTTTTCGCATAGACGGTCCAATTATTTTTCTTAGAACACCAACAACAAATATAACCCTTACCATCTTCATTGTTGCTTCTGAGCATGCTAACCATGGCTGGCATAATTTGTAATTCAAATCTTCTACAGCTGCCACAGCTATTACAAAAAGGGACCATCTGGTTCACATTGCAAGGTGGAGCAGATATAAATAGTGGCTTCCCATTGAAAGAATACCTAGAAAAGCAATAAAAGTATATAGTAAAATTCTGATTAAAGACTGGTTTTCCATTTAAAGCAGGGGCTTATTTCCCTTAATACAGCATAAGTATATTAAAAGGCAGACAGtatggtatagtggttaaggatttggatttcaaaccctgaggttgtgggttcaaatcctactactgacactgtgtgaccctgacaaagtcgcttgacctgcctgtgctccaattacaaaagcaaaggaaatgtaaccacttgcatcataaatgttttaagtcaccttggataaaggcatcatccaaataagtaaatgtaatgttaaaATTACACTCAGATATGAATTAAAAACCTACATCGACAAAGGGTCACAGTTACAACTTTCATAAATCTATTGTATAATTCACTCTCTAAGCATATTGTAACACCAAGGTTAAAAAACATTGACATGTTTGttttaagcaatttttttttaaatatggtagTTTTGACATTCGCACTGTCAAATACCATGAAAGCCTCCACAtttgaaaagacaaaacaaaaaccacaaacacacacgcagTACCTGAGCACCTGCTCTTGACATAAAGAGACTCTCTTCATGAACTTCATAAATACTTCATCACCATGCTTAGCTTTTGTTTTCTCATATCGTTCTTCTCCTCCATCCTCTTTACAACtggaagtaaaaaaataacacaagtgCAAAAGCAGCAATGCCATTTCATCATACTGCTTGTATTTACTACTAAATGAAGCAGGTTAGTAACATATACCAAGAGTTCGTCAAATGTGTACAGTGCTGATAAAAAACCTGTTTTCTCACCTTGTTTCTTGGTTGTCAACTTACTTTTAATCTAAAGTACAGCTTTACACATACACATGCATGAAGGATATTACAGTCAGTCTTGACAAAACACTAAATTAACATATGAATTATCTATGAGTCTGGTGCAGCACTATGTTGCACTACTTTATTAAACTCATCATCTGGTTCATGTACTTTATGAACTTTCTTACTTCAATTATATGGTTTTGAGGATCTGGAGACTATCCACAGGGTGCCACTCTTCCATAAGAAACACAACCTCTTAATCcatcatgcatgtctttgggatagaACAGGAACCTGTAGCACCCAGGGgaaacatacacagacacaggcaGACCATGACTGGGCAGAATTATCTTCCTCCATAACTGGATGACTCATAACTGGACCACATCTGTTCaaagttattcttttacactgtgATGTGGTGGGCTGTTAACGTCATTTCAAAAGAGGCCCatagaatcaacaagctaattaaaaaggcacactcggttatggggcacactctcaacaccctggaggtagcagcaaagcAGAGAACTGAGAAtcaatatgaacaatgctgcacatgctctctctaacacaataaaagtgtgtactttcagccaataaattattcagcagaggtgtgtcaagatACGCTACTAAGCCACCTTTATACCAATGTAGAATCCCTTTACAATGCTTCACTGAGCCTGTGTCTTTTTGGAGAGttgttttattttgacaaaatataataatttttatttatttattgtgcttctgtaaaaaaaaaattaatttccccttggggacaaataaggtGTTACCAATTCTTACCTTGCTAACTGTTCAGTATCAATCCCATCAATGCCTTCTCTATTTTGATATTCCTTCAGTAACTGCAAGGCATGAGCTGTGTCCTCCTGCATACACAGTTCTTCCTCATCAATGACATTTATATAATAGGGCTGGAAAGTTGGAACAGGACCTGGAGGTATCAACCCTGTTGTTCCAGTAGGTAAAGGAATGTCTTCGGCCTCTTGAGCGTTATCTGCGAAGCTAAGGCGCTGTAGGTGATTTGTAAAATCTGCAACCTCAGATATGTTCATAGTCATATTTCTTGAAGGCGTTTCCTCTGAATCCATTCCCCAATCATCGGCCCCATCACACCACTCTGTCACTCCAGTCGATGTCtgcagtttaaaatattttgtgtaaaatTTCTTTCAACAATACTTCACTATAAAGAATGTGCagtgttaattaattttttactgAAACAAAGTAGCACTTGAGAGCAATTATTAAAAagttacatacatacattatgagTTAAAACAGTAACATATCCTAATAATCTAATATGGAAATGTAACTACATTTCAAAACGTTGCAAACATGATTACACcaattaaaaagcaatatataGGAATGTAGAACACAATAATGTAGTATAAAATTTAGATTAACAATTTTGCTATGATAAAAAGAAAGGCGGGCGgcacgggttcgcttcccgggtcctccctgtgtggagtttgcatgttctctgcgtgggtttcctcagggtactccagtttcctcccacatccaaagacatgcaggttaggtggactgacgattctaaattgtccctagtgtgtgtgtgtgtgcgccctgcggtgggctggcggcctgcccggggtttgtttcctatcatgtgccctgtgttggctgggattggctccagcagacccccctgaccctgtagttaggatatagcgggatggataatggatggatagatacagtTTGTAGAAAATACTGCTATGGTTATTCAACTGAAGTCAACACTGCCATACCCTGACATGTGCATGATGCTACTTGGACTCTACAAGAGCATGCAAAAAAATACCATGGTCACTTTTAAATATCACTGTGTATTAGCTATTGCACttttaaacattacaattttaaacttttaaatattaCTCATTATAATACAATTGCATATGAAGctgaataaaatatgtatatccTGGGATGCTGCTACTTAGTAGCGATtattggaaattttgagattgtCATTATGGTTGTACTGTTTGTATATTACATAATAATATTAGCAcaaaataatcattactctgaACTCATTAGTCCTCATTTACAGCATGAATGTTGTTTGGGACTACCTGTTTTTCAATTTAAACACTGTTTATTAGGACTCACACTTCATTGCATCTACTTTACATGTGTGAAACTTGTAGTACTGTTTGAGTGTATTATAAATGTCATAAAATACACACTCTTGCACACcatacacatgtacagtatgttgtccaTTTGTCTTACCTGTTTTGCCTCAGATTTTTGCCTTGCTTCTGTTTCCAAACTTTGTGAGCGTAACACTTTCCAGCtgtaaaatggaataaaaaataaaggctCGAGATGTAGCTTTTCAAAGTGCTGCCAATTATATCTTGAGgatattaatgatttaaaattgaAACACATCAAtgcatggtggcgtagtggtagtgctgctgccttgcagtaagaagaccagggttcacatcccgggtcctcccgatgtctgcgtgggtttcctctaacTGCTCGGGTTTCCTCCTGCTGTCATAATTAGGTGAAATGATCACACTAAATTGACCtgtgtgtatgttcaccctgcCTTTCACCTTATGCTGGCAGGGCAGGCTAAGGCCCCAACATCCCTCTGtgtccctggtctggattaacaGAGATAGAAAATTACATCCAGCATCCAATGTGAGGAAAAgctgaaataattttaaactccCTTTATGTTTTACAGGATCACAAGAAGTATAGGGCCTATCTCAGCAGTAAAGGCCAGAACCAATAGATACTCTAGCATGCCTGTCCATCAGAGAGTATGTCCAAAGTTCAAACAAACATTTGCTAGTCTGGGAAATTAACAAAATTCCCTGGAGTTTTTAAGCAGCATCACTAATTACTGTGCTGCCATGCAGAAACAACAAGCAAATTTTGTAAATtctacagacagaaaaaaaaaacaacacaagacTCAAAGAACAGAATAACAGTCATTtatcaataataatataataatcagCAATCCCAtagtttttactttacttttttaatgtatACTATAAAGCAAtgtgaatataaaataataaataaatagttgcatatatagatagatagacaaataaatatataggtctgaattgcaatctgattatttgggtggtcgcCTACCAGGTAACTCTTGCGGTTGgtcagcaaacatctgccacaccctctcagttgcgagaagcagatcataagcATGTTGGACCTATGGATATAATACTCCAATCTACACCCTttcaagtaagtgaaccagccacCATGGACCAACATCTGAGGctttgcctctggcgctgacatccAAGGTTTAATCCCCACAAGGGGAAACAAAGGTgacatatacaaaataaaacaaatatacatatatatactgtatatatatatatattttgtttcttgctttttttttttttaattttttactcacAATGCTTTTTTTGCCACATGTAGCAGAAAGGAACACACTTTCTTTACCATAAATACAccagtatgtctgtctgcattTTAGATAGTTAATCTCATGTAGAGAGACGTGAACCATGAGGAATACAAGTGTATAGTCCTATGCTTCAATGAACCACTCTTTtatattaacaataacatttttaatttatatatgggAGGAAGACATTCTCTTTTTGCTTAATTGTGCACTCTACTGTGTGTTTGTTGTAAGTACTCTGTAGATGCTCAGTAAGACATTTTTTCCTGTACCTATCAGAAAATGAGAACATGCACCTTTATGCTTAAGTATTCACAACAGAAAAGTACTAAACAACTAAAAGGTATTTTTTTGCTTCTAAATCCTTACATATCTGTCGAATTATTCCTCCTAAAATGTTATCTGCTCCATGTTAGCTGGCATTTTCTGTAGGACACCAGAAGTCTATGGTGGC from Erpetoichthys calabaricus chromosome 9, fErpCal1.3, whole genome shotgun sequence carries:
- the pdcd2l gene encoding programmed cell death protein 2-like, translated to MDLTSERVLLGLRDASIEAGKLQSLSFLTNKIGDVPNCMPCITFLYPTCTLCGETLLHIVQVYCPLEGSLYHRTINVFACPQNECSGKAESWKVLRSQSLETEARQKSEAKQTSTGVTEWCDGADDWGMDSEETPSRNMTMNISEVADFTNHLQRLSFADNAQEAEDIPLPTGTTGLIPPGPVPTFQPYYINVIDEEELCMQEDTAHALQLLKEYQNREGIDGIDTEQLASCKEDGGEERYEKTKAKHGDEVFMKFMKRVSLCQEQVLRYSFNGKPLFISAPPCNVNQMVPFCNSCGSCRRFELQIMPAMVSMLRSNNEDDLTVEFGTVLIYTCEKSCWPASNHTPLEEFLFLQSDPDQKFFK